The proteins below are encoded in one region of Triticum aestivum cultivar Chinese Spring chromosome 1B, IWGSC CS RefSeq v2.1, whole genome shotgun sequence:
- the LOC123132275 gene encoding uncharacterized protein: MFASICRRRLTLRIHQTAGGGGRTNPLEFIPGTIPLAHCHTSLAVAEAPSSEPCPDSVSYLISRGLSPAAAGAATTSQHLRIRSTDKADAVRALLKLYGFTDADIVRALRSAPVLLVFDPERILRPKLDLFASLGFEPRKLASEPFLLGRSLDKHLVPAIQFLRGIIGSDDNLRLAFHRAPRALSVDLNNNMRPAVEALRRGGLGEADISKLLVIHLGVLMSSPYRIGEIFEELKAMGMSILDPRFLYCFRAMSSLKRESWLRKLAFYQSFGLSEGEVLEAFKKQPTIFLFTDESINKKVRFLLDELKLGIRDVIARPVVLAYSLEKCILPRCAVLSVLMREGRIQRDSIKLLQALLGSSGNFSTRFVLRHADDVPDVVKAYEGKIRFEGFK; this comes from the coding sequence ATGTTCGCCTCCATCTGCCGGCGGCGGCTCACCCTCCGAATCCATCAAACCGCTGGCGGTGGCGGCAGGACAAACCCCCTCGAGTTCATCCCTGGCACCATCCCTCTCGCCCACTGCCACACCTCGCTCGCCGTCGCCGAAGCCCCGAGCTCGGAGCCCTGCCCCGACTCCGTTTCCTACCTCATCTCGCGCGGCCTCTCCCCCGCCGCCGCTGGCGCGGCCACTACCTCTCAGCACCTCCGCATCCGCTCCACCGACAAGGCCGACGCTGTGCGCGCCCTCCTCAAGCTCTATGGCTTCACCGACGCGGACATCGTCAGGGCGTTGCGCAGCGCCCCGGTTCTCCTCGTCTTTGACCCCGAGCGGATCCTCCGCCCCAAGCTCGACCTTTTCGCCTCCCTAGGCTTCGAGCCCCGCAAGCTCGCCTCCGAGCCTTTCCTCCTCGGACGCAGCCTCGACAAGCACCTCGTCCCCGCCATCCAGTTCCTCCGCGGCATCATCGGCAGCGACGACAACCTCCGCCTCGCTTTCCACCGCGCCCCCCGCGCCCTCTCTGTGGACCTCAACAACAACATGCGCCCCGCCGTGGAAGCCCTCCGCCGGGGCGGCCTCGGAGAGGCCGACATTTCGAAGCTCCTCGTCATCCACTTGGGCGTGCTCATGTCGTCACCGTATCGCATCGGCGAAATCTTCGAGGAACTCAAGGCGATGGGCATGTCCATCTTGGACCCGCGCTTCCTCTACTGCTTCCGTGCGATGTCCAGTCTGAAGAGGGAGTCATGGCTGCGGAAACTGGCATTTTACCAGAGCTTCGGGCTGTCAGAGGGTGAGGTGCTGGAGGCCTTCAAGAAGCAGCCCACGATATTCCTTTTCACCGATGAGAGCATAAACAAGAAGGTCCGGTTCCTGCTGGACGAGCTGAAGCTCGGAATACGTGATGTAATTGCGCGGCCTGTGGTTCTAGCTTATAGCTTGGAGAAGTGCATCCTGCCGAGGTGCGCCGTGCTGAGTGTGTTGATGAGGGAGGGGAGGATTCAGAGAGATAGTATCAAGTTGCTTCAGGCTTTGCTTGGCAGTTCCGGGAATTTCTCGACCAGGTTTGTACTGAGGCACGCTGATGATGTGCCAGATGTTGTTAAGGCATATGAGGGTAAGATCAGATTTGAAGGATTCAAATAG